One region of Syntrophobacter fumaroxidans MPOB genomic DNA includes:
- a CDS encoding RNA polymerase sigma factor, which produces MDDPDLALVNAAGRGDVDAFESLVGRYQGPLLNFIARILGDRGAAEDLAQEVFLRVYRAAPRFEARTKVSTWVFRIAYNLAMTELDRRKRRRTLAEALHRNGEEASREALADPGEDREFQEEIASALDGLPGNQRAVLLLRLHQDLSYREIAEILGTSLGSVESLLFRARKTLRESLRRRKQQGGTK; this is translated from the coding sequence ATGGATGACCCTGATCTTGCACTGGTGAATGCCGCGGGCCGCGGCGACGTGGACGCCTTCGAGTCGCTGGTCGGGCGCTACCAGGGCCCGCTGCTCAATTTCATCGCCAGGATCCTTGGGGATCGCGGCGCGGCCGAAGACCTCGCCCAGGAAGTTTTCTTGAGGGTCTATCGCGCGGCCCCCCGGTTCGAGGCGAGAACGAAGGTCTCGACCTGGGTTTTTCGGATAGCCTACAACCTGGCCATGACCGAGCTCGACCGCCGGAAGCGGCGGCGGACCCTGGCGGAGGCCCTTCACCGAAACGGGGAGGAAGCTTCCCGGGAGGCTTTGGCCGACCCGGGAGAAGACCGCGAGTTCCAGGAGGAAATCGCATCGGCGCTCGACGGACTCCCCGGCAATCAGAGGGCGGTGCTGCTCCTGCGCCTGCACCAGGATTTGTCCTATCGGGAGATTGCTGAAATCCTGGGGACAAGCCTCGGGAGCGTCGAGTCTCTGCTGTTCAGAGCCCGCAAGACCCTGAGAGAAAGC